One part of the Thermoanaerobacterium sp. CMT5567-10 genome encodes these proteins:
- a CDS encoding RAMP superfamily CRISPR-associated protein — MKPYNFVPILGAKTYIKSPDVKSGKLRISIEVVTPVHIFSGYYNENGNMVYKEFVKYNGKYIIPGSSLKGCVRTIAESVSRSCISTSQNLYKIGKNVRDRNDCIICDMFGSLGKKSRLRFADLELVKNNGVDIINIPTFYGPRPENENYYAADGKFKGIKFYSHGDENIIEKGTMPCEFVMPGSIFEGNVFYEDLDDNQLDLLCFSLGLGGDIYLKLGYGKPAYYGSVKMRSIDDKIDASKRASRYGMNDNDVAKNVKRLKELLSWDKRHTKSVWRTVNNQRGY, encoded by the coding sequence ATGAAACCTTATAACTTCGTACCTATATTAGGTGCTAAAACATATATAAAATCGCCAGATGTAAAAAGTGGTAAGCTTAGAATAAGCATTGAGGTAGTGACACCAGTTCATATATTTTCAGGGTATTACAACGAAAATGGGAATATGGTATATAAAGAATTTGTAAAATACAATGGCAAATACATCATACCTGGTTCATCTTTGAAAGGATGTGTAAGGACGATAGCTGAAAGTGTTTCAAGGAGCTGTATAAGCACCAGCCAGAACTTGTATAAGATTGGCAAGAACGTAAGGGACAGAAATGACTGCATAATTTGCGACATGTTTGGCTCATTAGGCAAGAAAAGCAGGTTAAGGTTTGCTGATTTGGAGCTTGTGAAAAATAACGGTGTAGATATAATAAATATTCCAACATTTTACGGACCAAGGCCAGAGAACGAGAACTATTATGCTGCCGATGGAAAATTTAAGGGCATAAAATTTTACAGCCATGGAGATGAAAATATAATAGAAAAAGGTACAATGCCGTGTGAATTTGTGATGCCCGGAAGCATTTTTGAGGGAAACGTGTTTTACGAAGATTTAGACGATAATCAATTAGATCTCCTCTGTTTTTCTCTGGGATTAGGTGGAGACATCTATCTTAAGTTAGGTTATGGAAAGCCTGCTTATTATGGTTCTGTAAAAATGAGATCAATAGACGATAAGATTGATGCATCAAAAAGAGCCAGCAGGTATGGAATGAATGATAATGACGTAGCTAAAAATGTAAAAAGGTTGAAAGAGTTGCTTTCATGGGACAAGAGGCATACAAAGAGTGTATGGCGTA
- the csx7 gene encoding CRISPR-associated RAMP protein Csx7, which produces MFKELHNEGYFKFYLKTMSPLSIKAADNNDFDPTVPDNKFLRSYKDGKLSVVMPGSSIKGVFRSRAEKKLKGCDIFGSEYCGKKLSSSMDGKERYKESCPACKMFGNTALKSRILFKDAYPIGEVKMGKRKNVAIDRITGASKRNALFEPEVVEDGTFECEIKMENIFNWQIKVLMEILDEIDDGYVVFGGITSRGFGRMAVQNVQFTMRYYDRKNISGYEDYGFYIERKFDREMLREKLSKLALDDECFGKVEFDETL; this is translated from the coding sequence ATGTTTAAAGAACTACACAATGAAGGATATTTCAAATTTTATTTAAAGACCATGAGCCCTCTTTCAATAAAAGCGGCTGACAACAATGATTTTGATCCAACGGTGCCTGATAACAAATTTTTAAGGTCTTATAAAGATGGTAAGTTGTCGGTAGTAATGCCTGGTAGCAGTATAAAAGGTGTATTTAGAAGTAGGGCAGAGAAAAAGTTAAAAGGCTGTGATATATTTGGATCTGAATATTGCGGAAAGAAGCTTAGTAGCAGTATGGATGGAAAAGAGCGGTATAAAGAAAGCTGTCCTGCATGTAAAATGTTTGGCAATACTGCTTTAAAGAGCCGAATTCTGTTTAAAGATGCTTATCCAATAGGGGAAGTTAAGATGGGCAAAAGAAAGAATGTAGCTATTGATAGAATAACAGGGGCATCGAAAAGAAATGCGTTATTTGAGCCTGAAGTTGTAGAAGATGGTACATTTGAATGTGAAATAAAAATGGAAAACATATTTAACTGGCAGATCAAGGTACTGATGGAAATATTAGATGAAATTGACGATGGGTATGTGGTCTTTGGAGGCATAACATCCAGGGGTTTTGGCCGTATGGCTGTACAAAATGTTCAGTTTACAATGAGATACTACGATAGAAAAAACATATCAGGTTATGAAGATTATGGATTTTACATAGAAAGAAAGTTTGACAGGGAAATGTTAAGAGAAAAGTTGTCCAAGTTGGCATTGGATGATGAGTGTTTTGGGAAGGTGGAGTTTGATGAAACCTTATAA
- the csx7 gene encoding CRISPR-associated RAMP protein Csx7, whose product MFDKFENRYIVKGTIVALKPIHIGKGQESMDPTEVDSPVIKDENGRPLIPGSSLKGVLRSFVERVLSSGAFEGYRSCLIVNDEPCVNGDYVKKLKDKYDKDYKKIAEEIYERSCNVCRLFGSNNLAAKLTIKDLNSIDEKTFFDMRDGVGIDRDTGTAKDGKKYNYEITPSGTKFELYMTGDNLDDDDLELLKLCLNVLKNGQISVGGMTSRGLGTIKLIDEKIYKVDKSNLKEYVSNGLSEEMRWNDV is encoded by the coding sequence ATGTTTGATAAATTTGAAAATAGATACATTGTGAAAGGTACAATTGTAGCTTTAAAGCCTATTCACATAGGTAAAGGCCAAGAAAGCATGGATCCGACTGAAGTTGATTCACCAGTAATAAAAGATGAAAATGGGCGACCTTTAATACCTGGCTCAAGTTTAAAAGGAGTCCTTAGAAGCTTTGTTGAAAGAGTGCTTTCAAGCGGTGCTTTTGAAGGTTACAGGTCATGTCTAATAGTTAATGATGAACCTTGTGTAAATGGTGATTATGTTAAAAAGTTAAAAGATAAGTACGACAAAGATTATAAAAAAATTGCTGAAGAAATATATGAAAGGTCGTGCAATGTTTGCAGACTGTTTGGCTCAAACAATTTAGCAGCAAAACTTACTATAAAAGATTTAAACTCGATAGATGAAAAGACTTTTTTTGACATGAGGGATGGCGTTGGGATAGACAGAGATACAGGCACTGCAAAAGATGGAAAGAAGTACAATTACGAGATCACTCCATCAGGTACGAAGTTCGAGCTTTATATGACAGGGGATAATTTGGATGACGACGATTTAGAACTTTTAAAACTTTGCCTAAATGTGCTTAAAAATGGGCAGATATCAGTAGGAGGAATGACAAGCAGAGGTTTAGGAACTATTAAGCTTATTGACGAGAAGATCTACAAAGTCGATAAATCCAATCTAAAAGAGTACGTATCTAATGGTTTAAGTGAAGAAATGAGGTGGAATGATGTTTAA